One Streptomyces coeruleorubidus DNA segment encodes these proteins:
- a CDS encoding SIS domain-containing protein, protein MTHVEDELTSQPECWTRAASQAPGYAEVLPAPGERVAIVGCGTSYFMAQAAAALREDAGQGETDAFAASEFPYGRAYDRVVALTRSGTTTEVLDLLGRLKGRTRTTAITADPDTPVRTAADDLAVLDFADERSVVQTRFATTALTLLRAHLGLHSETAVTDARTAVAEPLPEGLLDCAQFTFLGRGWTVGLANEAGLKMREASLSWAEAYPAMEYRHGPISVTTSGTATWMFGEAPDGLAEQVHATGALWIAGALDPLAELVRAQRLAVAVAAARGLDPDRPRHLTRSVILAH, encoded by the coding sequence ATGACGCATGTCGAGGACGAGCTGACCAGCCAGCCCGAGTGCTGGACACGCGCCGCGTCACAGGCGCCCGGGTACGCGGAGGTGCTGCCGGCACCGGGGGAGCGGGTCGCGATCGTCGGGTGCGGCACCTCGTACTTCATGGCGCAGGCCGCCGCGGCCCTGCGCGAGGACGCGGGCCAGGGCGAGACCGACGCGTTCGCCGCCTCGGAGTTCCCGTACGGCCGCGCCTACGACCGGGTCGTCGCCCTCACCCGCTCCGGCACCACGACCGAAGTCCTCGATCTGCTCGGCAGGCTGAAGGGCCGTACCCGCACCACCGCGATCACCGCCGACCCGGACACGCCCGTCAGGACGGCCGCCGACGACCTCGCCGTCCTCGACTTCGCGGACGAACGCTCCGTCGTGCAGACCCGGTTCGCCACCACGGCCCTCACCCTGCTCCGCGCCCACCTCGGGCTCCACTCCGAGACCGCCGTCACCGACGCGCGCACGGCCGTGGCGGAGCCCCTGCCCGAAGGCCTGCTCGACTGCGCCCAGTTCACCTTCCTGGGACGCGGCTGGACCGTCGGACTGGCCAACGAGGCCGGGCTGAAGATGCGCGAGGCGTCGCTGTCCTGGGCGGAGGCCTACCCGGCGATGGAGTACCGGCACGGCCCCATCAGCGTCACCACGAGCGGCACCGCGACCTGGATGTTCGGGGAAGCGCCGGACGGACTCGCCGAACAGGTGCACGCCACGGGCGCGTTGTGGATCGCCGGCGCCCTGGACCCGCTCGCCGAACTCGTCCGCGCCCAGCGCCTCGCGGTCGCCGTCGCCGCAGCACGCGGCCTCGACCCGGACCGGCCGCGCCATCTCACCCGCTCGGTGATCCTCGCCCACTGA
- a CDS encoding class II fructose-bisphosphate aldolase: MPLTTTGELITRAAAARSAVASFNVITLEHVEAVIAGAESAPVVLQVSENAVRFHGGQLLPLARAAVAAAERSAVPVALHLDHVQSENLLHQAAEAGFSSVMYDAARLPYAENLAATRAAVDWAHTQGLWIEAELGQIGGKNGRPPLDAHAPGARTDPDEARAFVADSGVDALAVAIGSAHAMTTRTATLDHALLKRLSSTLDVPLVLHGSSGVPDGELTAAVAGGIAKVNIGTALNIALTGAIRDFLADRPEAVDPRGYLTVAREAMTRAVARTLRTLGAATA; the protein is encoded by the coding sequence GTGCCCCTCACCACCACCGGAGAACTCATCACCCGCGCCGCCGCGGCCCGTTCCGCCGTCGCCTCCTTCAACGTCATCACGCTGGAACACGTCGAGGCCGTCATCGCGGGCGCCGAGTCCGCCCCCGTCGTGCTCCAGGTCAGTGAGAACGCGGTCAGGTTCCACGGCGGACAACTGCTCCCGCTCGCCCGCGCGGCCGTCGCAGCGGCCGAACGGTCCGCCGTACCGGTCGCGTTGCACCTCGACCACGTGCAGAGCGAAAACCTGCTGCACCAGGCCGCGGAGGCCGGCTTCAGCTCCGTGATGTACGACGCGGCCCGGCTGCCCTACGCGGAGAACCTCGCCGCGACCCGGGCGGCGGTCGATTGGGCGCACACCCAAGGGCTGTGGATCGAGGCCGAGTTGGGGCAGATCGGAGGCAAGAACGGCAGACCCCCGCTGGACGCGCACGCCCCGGGGGCCCGCACCGACCCCGACGAGGCCCGGGCCTTCGTCGCCGACTCGGGCGTGGACGCCCTGGCCGTCGCCATCGGCAGCGCCCACGCCATGACCACCCGCACCGCCACCCTCGACCACGCCCTGCTCAAGCGCCTGTCGAGCACCCTTGACGTGCCGCTCGTCCTGCACGGCTCCTCCGGCGTCCCGGACGGCGAACTCACGGCGGCGGTCGCGGGCGGCATCGCCAAGGTCAACATCGGCACGGCCCTGAACATCGCGCTGACCGGCGCGATCCGGGACTTCCTCGCCGACCGCCCCGAGGCGGTCGACCCGCGCGGCTACCTGACGGTGGCGCGGGAGGCCATGACCCGGGCGGTGGCGAGGACCCTGCGGACCCTCGGCGCGGCTACCGCTTGA
- a CDS encoding ROK family protein encodes MSGKADPRQPGDGSTSTRTRLDRGRGALGPALELVHTGRAPTRAVLTAELGVTRATAGAVAAELEALGLIRVDARPGAAAGSQGRPSHRLAVAEDGPVALAAQVHADGFRAALVGLGGRIVATAPGCEVVDADPAKVLASVVTAGAELLRETGRRCVGAGLAVPSAVAEPEGLALNPLHLAWPAGAPVRDIFAEQVRAAGLDGPAFAANDVNLAALAEHRHGAGRGARDLLCVATGHRGVGGALVLDGRLHRGSSGLALEVGHLTVHPEGRPCHCGSRGCLDVETDPLAFLTAAGREPGPEVSLLQQSIDLIRHHYDDPGVRAATETLIDRLGLGLAGLVNILNPDRIILGGLHRTLLDADPGRLRAVVADRSLWGQSGGVPILACTLDHNSLVGAAELAWQPVLDDPLGALTEQR; translated from the coding sequence ATGAGCGGGAAGGCGGACCCCCGGCAGCCGGGGGATGGGAGCACCTCGACGAGGACGCGGCTGGACCGGGGGCGCGGAGCGCTCGGACCCGCGCTGGAGCTCGTGCACACCGGACGCGCGCCGACCCGGGCCGTACTCACCGCCGAGCTCGGCGTGACACGGGCGACGGCCGGAGCGGTCGCCGCCGAACTGGAGGCTCTCGGACTGATCCGCGTCGACGCCCGGCCCGGCGCGGCAGCGGGTTCGCAGGGCCGCCCCTCGCACCGGCTGGCCGTCGCCGAGGACGGGCCCGTCGCGCTCGCCGCGCAGGTGCACGCCGACGGGTTCCGGGCGGCGCTGGTCGGGCTGGGCGGCCGGATCGTCGCCACCGCGCCGGGCTGCGAGGTCGTCGACGCCGACCCGGCGAAGGTGCTCGCCTCCGTCGTCACGGCGGGCGCCGAGCTGCTGCGGGAGACCGGGCGCCGGTGCGTGGGCGCGGGACTCGCCGTACCGTCCGCGGTCGCCGAGCCCGAGGGCCTCGCCCTCAACCCGCTGCACCTGGCCTGGCCCGCGGGCGCGCCCGTCCGGGACATCTTCGCCGAGCAGGTGCGCGCGGCCGGCCTCGACGGACCCGCGTTCGCCGCGAACGACGTCAACCTCGCCGCGCTCGCCGAACACCGGCACGGCGCCGGACGCGGCGCCCGCGACCTGCTGTGCGTGGCCACCGGCCACCGGGGCGTCGGCGGCGCGCTCGTCCTCGACGGCCGTCTCCACCGGGGCAGTTCGGGCCTGGCGCTGGAGGTCGGCCACCTCACCGTGCACCCCGAGGGCCGCCCCTGCCACTGTGGCAGCCGCGGCTGCCTGGACGTGGAGACCGACCCGCTGGCCTTCCTCACGGCGGCGGGACGCGAACCGGGACCCGAGGTGTCCCTGCTCCAGCAGTCCATCGACCTGATCCGCCACCACTACGACGACCCGGGCGTCCGGGCCGCCACCGAGACCCTCATCGACCGGCTCGGCCTCGGACTCGCCGGTCTCGTCAACATCCTCAACCCGGACCGCATCATCCTCGGCGGCCTGCACCGCACCCTCCTGGACGCCGACCCCGGCCGCCTCCGCGCCGTCGTCGCCGACCGCAGCCTGTGGGGCCAGAGCGGCGGCGTCCCGATCCTCGCGTGCACCCTGGACCACAACAGCCTGGTCGGGGCCGCGGAACTGGCGTGGCAGCCGGTCCTGGACGATCCCCTGGGAGCGCTGACCGAACAGCGGTGA
- a CDS encoding methyltransferase, with protein MTTPWGELGLTRFPEDPRDRLRAWDASDEYLLRYLAREGVPLSGTVVVVGDRWGALVTALAEHRPAQITDSHLAQEATRANLARHGVEPGAVRLLTTQDPPPGRVDVLLVRVPKSLALLEDQLLRLAPAVHAGTVVVGTGMVKEIHTSTLRLFERILGPTRTSLAEKKARLIFCTPDPALERPANPWPYVYTLPDGIGPASGRTVVNHAGVFCADRLDIGTRFFLEHLPSGGGGRRVVDLGCGNGVVGTAVGLADPAAEVLFVDESFQAVASAEATYKANGVPGHAEFRVGDGLAGVPSGSVDLVLNNPPFHSHQATTDATAWRMFTGARRALRPGGELWVIGNRHLGYHVKLRKLFGNSRLVASDPKFVVLKAVKR; from the coding sequence ATGACGACGCCCTGGGGCGAGCTCGGGCTGACCCGTTTCCCCGAGGACCCGCGCGACAGGCTGCGTGCCTGGGACGCCTCCGACGAGTACCTGCTGAGGTATCTGGCGCGGGAGGGGGTCCCGCTGTCGGGCACGGTCGTGGTCGTCGGGGACCGCTGGGGTGCCCTGGTCACGGCGCTCGCGGAGCACCGGCCGGCGCAGATCACGGATTCCCATCTGGCCCAGGAGGCGACCCGGGCCAACCTCGCGCGGCACGGCGTCGAGCCCGGCGCGGTCCGGCTGCTCACCACACAGGATCCGCCCCCCGGCCGTGTCGACGTTCTCCTCGTGCGGGTGCCGAAGAGTCTGGCGCTGTTGGAGGACCAGTTGCTGCGGCTGGCGCCGGCGGTGCACGCGGGGACGGTCGTCGTGGGCACGGGCATGGTGAAGGAGATCCACACCTCGACGCTGCGGCTGTTCGAGCGGATCCTCGGCCCGACCCGCACCTCGCTCGCCGAGAAGAAGGCCCGGCTGATCTTCTGCACGCCGGATCCCGCGCTGGAGCGGCCCGCCAATCCGTGGCCGTACGTCTACACGCTCCCGGACGGCATCGGCCCGGCGTCGGGGCGCACGGTCGTGAACCACGCGGGTGTCTTCTGCGCCGACCGGCTCGACATCGGCACGCGGTTCTTCCTGGAGCATCTGCCCAGTGGCGGGGGCGGCCGGCGGGTGGTGGACCTGGGCTGCGGCAACGGCGTGGTCGGGACGGCGGTGGGGCTGGCCGACCCGGCGGCCGAGGTGCTGTTCGTGGACGAGTCGTTCCAGGCCGTGGCCTCGGCGGAGGCGACGTACAAGGCGAACGGCGTGCCGGGGCACGCGGAGTTCCGGGTCGGCGACGGGCTGGCGGGCGTGCCGTCCGGCAGTGTCGACCTGGTCCTGAACAACCCGCCGTTCCATTCCCACCAGGCGACGACGGACGCCACGGCCTGGCGGATGTTCACCGGGGCGCGGCGTGCGCTGCGGCCGGGCGGCGAGCTGTGGGTGATCGGCAACCGGCATCTGGGCTACCACGTGAAGCTGCGGAAGCTGTTCGGCAACAGCCGGCTGGTGGCGAGCGACCCGAAGTTCGTGGTGCTGAAGGCCGTCAAGCGGTAG
- a CDS encoding alpha-ketoglutarate-dependent dioxygenase AlkB family protein, whose amino-acid sequence MDGELFSRARTQVAPGAVHVPDWLDTERQSELLEACRAWARPPAGLRTVRTPGGGTMTARQVCLGWHWRPYAYARTVVDGDGAPVKPFPAWLGDLGRRAVSDTLGGAAPAYDIALVNFYDADARMGMHRDSDEKSDAPVVSLSLGDTCVFRFGNTETRTRPWTDVELRSGDLFVFGGPSRLAYHGVPRVHGGTAPPGLGLTGRLNITLRVSGL is encoded by the coding sequence ATGGACGGCGAACTGTTCTCCCGAGCCCGTACGCAGGTGGCGCCGGGCGCGGTGCACGTGCCGGACTGGCTGGACACCGAGCGCCAGAGCGAGCTGCTGGAGGCCTGCCGCGCATGGGCGCGCCCGCCGGCCGGGCTGCGCACGGTCCGCACCCCAGGCGGCGGCACCATGACCGCCCGGCAGGTCTGTCTCGGCTGGCACTGGCGCCCCTACGCCTACGCCCGCACGGTCGTCGACGGCGACGGCGCCCCGGTGAAGCCGTTCCCCGCGTGGCTGGGCGACCTGGGCCGCCGGGCGGTCAGCGACACACTCGGTGGAGCGGCACCGGCGTACGACATCGCCCTCGTCAACTTCTACGACGCCGACGCCCGGATGGGCATGCACCGCGACAGCGACGAGAAGTCGGACGCGCCGGTGGTGTCGCTGAGCCTCGGCGACACCTGCGTGTTCCGCTTCGGCAACACCGAGACCCGCACCCGGCCCTGGACCGACGTCGAGCTGCGCAGCGGCGACCTGTTCGTCTTCGGCGGCCCGTCCCGGCTCGCCTACCACGGGGTCCCCCGGGTACACGGAGGCACGGCACCGCCCGGGCTGGGCCTGACCGGACGGCTCAACATCACGCTCCGGGTCAGCGGCCTGTAA